The following proteins are encoded in a genomic region of Streptomyces sp. SLBN-31:
- a CDS encoding MarR family winged helix-turn-helix transcriptional regulator translates to MTETQSLEPEEWEFWDTWMRAQRLLTRELERGLQRDCDISKAEFSVLVTMWQAAGRELRVGELSESLDWDKSRVSHQLTRMEKRGFVKRTQYGADGRRAGIGLTAEGRRAAQDAIHVHGGNIRRHFLDSLTPEQTSVIRAWSEQAVDRLDP, encoded by the coding sequence ATGACGGAGACTCAGTCGCTGGAACCCGAGGAGTGGGAGTTCTGGGATACCTGGATGCGCGCACAGCGCCTGCTCACCAGGGAGCTGGAACGTGGTCTGCAGCGTGACTGCGACATCTCGAAGGCCGAGTTCAGCGTGCTGGTGACGATGTGGCAGGCCGCCGGCCGCGAGCTGCGTGTGGGCGAGCTCTCCGAATCGCTCGACTGGGACAAGAGCCGCGTCTCACATCAGCTGACCCGCATGGAAAAACGCGGCTTCGTCAAGCGCACTCAGTACGGGGCCGATGGCCGGCGCGCGGGGATCGGACTGACCGCCGAGGGGCGCCGCGCCGCCCAGGACGCCATCCACGTGCACGGCGGCAACATCCGCCGCCACTTCCTCGACTCACTGACCCCCGAGCAGACATCGGTCATCCGGGCATGGAGCGAGCAGGCAGTCGATCGCCTCGACCCGTAG
- a CDS encoding acyl-CoA desaturase codes for MTAIDPTAHLSAEQIEELGRELDAIRDEVIAGRGEKDAAYIRKVISAQRKLELVSRGVLLFSIFPPAWLIGTAGLSVAKIMDNMEIGHNILHGQWDWMRDPKIHSTTWEWDHVSPADQWKHSHNELHHTYTNVIGKDNDLGYGIMRVDEDQKWHPFHLGQPLWNFINACFFEYGIAAYDLELGKNLHKRRRKNPEFRARARAVGRKIRKQVLKDYVIHPLLSGPSFLPTLAATFTANLVRNLWSHSVIMCGHFPEGVQVFERRSIKGETRGQWYLRQMMGSANISGSKAMHFMTGNLSHQIEHHLFPDLPSNRYAEVAVKVRALFEKYELEYVTGPLPKQVFSAWHKVFRLSLPNKKPVVKAPEREQELVAA; via the coding sequence TTGACCGCAATCGACCCCACCGCCCACCTGAGCGCGGAGCAGATCGAGGAGCTCGGCCGCGAACTGGACGCGATCCGCGACGAGGTGATCGCCGGCCGTGGCGAGAAAGACGCCGCCTATATCCGCAAGGTCATCTCCGCCCAGCGCAAGCTCGAGCTGGTCAGCAGGGGCGTACTCCTGTTCTCGATCTTCCCGCCCGCCTGGCTGATCGGCACCGCCGGTCTGTCCGTGGCGAAGATCATGGACAACATGGAGATCGGCCACAACATCCTGCACGGCCAGTGGGACTGGATGCGGGACCCGAAGATCCACTCCACCACCTGGGAGTGGGATCACGTCTCGCCGGCCGACCAGTGGAAGCACTCGCACAACGAGCTGCACCACACGTACACCAACGTGATCGGCAAGGACAACGACCTCGGCTACGGCATCATGCGCGTCGACGAGGACCAGAAGTGGCACCCGTTCCACCTCGGCCAGCCGCTGTGGAACTTCATCAACGCCTGCTTCTTCGAGTACGGCATCGCAGCCTACGACTTGGAGCTCGGCAAGAACCTGCACAAGCGCCGCCGCAAGAACCCGGAGTTCCGCGCGCGGGCCAGGGCCGTGGGCCGCAAGATCCGCAAGCAGGTGCTCAAGGACTACGTGATCCACCCGCTGCTGTCGGGCCCGTCGTTCCTGCCCACGCTCGCCGCCACGTTCACCGCGAACCTGGTCCGCAACCTCTGGTCCCACTCGGTGATCATGTGCGGCCACTTCCCCGAGGGCGTGCAGGTCTTCGAGCGCCGGTCGATCAAGGGTGAGACGCGCGGCCAGTGGTACCTGCGCCAGATGATGGGCTCGGCGAACATCAGCGGCAGTAAGGCCATGCACTTCATGACCGGCAACCTGTCGCACCAGATCGAGCACCACCTGTTCCCGGACCTGCCGAGCAACCGGTACGCCGAGGTCGCGGTGAAGGTGCGTGCGCTGTTCGAGAAGTACGAGCTGGAGTACGTCACCGGCCCGCTGCCCAAGCAGGTGTTCTCCGCGTGGCACAAGGTCTTCCGGCTCTCGCTGCCGAACAAGAAGCCCGTGGTGAAGGCGCCGGAGCGCGAACAGGAGCTCGTCGCGGCCTGA
- a CDS encoding NADPH-dependent FMN reductase: protein MTLRIAIILGSTRPGRRGDQIAAWTLEAARAHGGADYQLIDLADHDLGNLDEPGNPNLQQYQHVHTRAWGALIDSFDGYVFLVPEYNHSYPGALKNALDYVYREWNDKAAGVISYGGWVAGARAAEALRLVLAELQMATVRAQPTISTHASFHTGTFVPQDGLETAVGGMLDQVIAWSGALRGVREVKTHTPTAA, encoded by the coding sequence ATGACACTTCGCATCGCGATCATCCTCGGCAGCACCCGCCCCGGACGCCGCGGCGACCAGATCGCCGCCTGGACACTGGAAGCCGCCCGCGCCCACGGTGGAGCCGACTACCAGCTCATCGACCTCGCCGACCATGATCTCGGCAACCTCGACGAGCCCGGCAACCCGAACCTCCAGCAGTACCAGCACGTTCACACCCGCGCCTGGGGCGCACTCATCGACAGCTTCGACGGCTACGTCTTCCTCGTCCCTGAGTACAACCACTCCTACCCCGGAGCCCTGAAGAACGCCCTGGACTACGTGTACCGGGAATGGAACGACAAGGCCGCCGGGGTCATCAGCTACGGCGGCTGGGTCGCCGGGGCCCGGGCCGCCGAGGCACTGCGGCTCGTCCTCGCCGAACTCCAAATGGCCACGGTTCGTGCGCAGCCCACCATCTCGACACACGCCTCGTTCCATACCGGCACCTTCGTCCCCCAGGACGGTCTCGAGACTGCTGTGGGCGGCATGCTCGATCAGGTGATCGCATGGTCCGGCGCGCTGCGCGGGGTGCGCGAGGTCAAGACGCATACGCCCACGGCTGCATGA